A window of Chryseobacterium sp. IHB B 17019 genomic DNA:
GGATGCTTTCAAAGTATCGAAATGACTTTGAAAAGTGCCTTTGGAATACTGTTGCAGCATTAGGTGACAGAGATACAATCTGTGCAATGGCAGGAGGAATAAGTATTCTTTGTTGTAGCGAAAATACAATTCCGGATTGGACAAAAAAAGTAGAGAAATGGGAAAAAAGCAGATTTTATGAACATTGAATTAATAAAAGGTGACATCACCAAAATAAAAACAGACGCAATCGTCAACGCGGCCAATTCATCTTTACTTGGCGGAGGTGGTGTTGACGGAGCAATTCATCGTGTAGGCGGAAAACAAATTTTGGATGAATGTATTGAAATTAGAAACAGACAAGGAAAATGTAAAACGGGGGAAGCTGTTGTTACTTCGGCCGGAAATCTTCCTGCAAAGTATGTAATACACACCGTTGGTCCTATTTGGAATAATGATGAAGAAAAAAGTTCACATTTATTAGCAAATTGCTATAAAAACTCTTTGAAATTAGCAGAAAGTCTTGATGTTAAAATCATAGCTTTTCCTAATATTAGCACAGGGGTTTATAGGTTTCCGAAAGAATTAGCTGGGAAAATTGCTGTTGATGAAATTCAGAATTTTAATTCAGAAATTATTGAAAAAGTTATTTTTGTCTGTTTTGATGAGGAAAATGAAATGATTTATAAAAAGCTTTTAAATCTTTAAACCATGAAAAAGCTCACGCTTTTAGCAATATTTATCCCAATTTCTTACCTTTTTTCACAGGAAAAAGATTCAATCACAGATGTTCGGGAGGTGGTGATTCAAAGTGAAGCCGGAAGACGGCAGGCTGTGAATTTCCACAATATCAGTCCCTCTAAAAATATTAAAAACGTTGGTCAGGAGCCATCATTCTTATTGTCGGAATCTGTTCCGTCGGTAACGGCTTATTCGGATACAGGCGGAAACAATGGCTATTCTTACTACAGAATTCGCGGGATTGATCAGACGAGAATCAATGTTGCGATTGATGGGGCTCCAATGAATGAACCGGAAGATCAAGGGTCTTATTTTTCGAATTATCCTGATATTTTTAATTCATTTGATAAAGTTCAGATTCAAAAAGGAGTGGGTTTATCGAAGAATGGAACAGCGAGTTATGGTGGAAGTATCCAGCTTTTTTCTCCAGCTTTGATGGAAAGAAATCTTGAATTCGGCGCAAATTACGGTTCTTATAATTCATTGAGGCTGTACGGAAAATATACTTCAGGAATTAAAAATAACAAAGCAATTCACATAAGATTATCAGAAATTTATTCAGATGGCTACAAATACAATTCTACTAATCATGGTCAGTCTGCCTTTATCAGCGGAGGAATTTTTAAGGATAAAAGCATCTGGAAGTTTAATGCTTTGATAGGAAATCAGAGAAATCAACTGGCTTGGTTGGGGGTAACTCAGGAGCAGATTGATAAGGATCCCAGAACAAATGGAAACAGAGATGAAAAAGACAGATTTTTCCAGACATTCTTACAGGTTTTTAACCAGACGAAATTGAGTCACTCTTCTTCTCTTCAAAGTAGTATTCATTACACATATTTGAACGGAAATTATGATTTTAACTGGAATAATTTTATCGGATTACCGGAAAATGGAGAAATTTACAACTATGCTTTTGCTTCCAATTTTTTAGGTTTTTATACTAATTTTCAAAATAAGTTTAAAAATGGAAAAATTGTATTAGGAGTTAACGGAAATATTTATCACAGAAATCATATCGGAAGCGAAATGTCTCTCGGTGAATTGTACAGAAATACTGGCTACAAAAATGATGTAAGTGCTTTTGGGCAGGCAGAATTTAAAGCAGGTAAATTTATTTTCTCTGCAGATTTTCAATACCGATTTGCAGATTTCAGGTATAAAGGAGATCTTTCAATGGAAAAATTGGACTGGAATTTCTTTAATCCAAAATTTGGAGTTAATTATTTGATTAACAATACGTCAAATGTATATTTCAGCTTAGGAAGAGTGGGGAGGGAGCCGACAAGAAATGATATTTTTGCGGGAAATGATAATTTAATGTTGGATGAAAATAATCAATTGATACTAGGAACAATTACACCGGAATATGTGAATGATTATGAGTTAGGTTATTGTTTAAATAAAGAAAAATTAAAGTTGGAATTCAATGTGTTTTACATGGATTTTAAAAATGAAATTATACTAAACGGAAATTTCGGACCAAACGGATTAGCTTTAACAAATAAGGTCGATAATAGCTATAGAATGGGTGCAGAACTTTCATTAAATTATCAAATTAATGAACATTGGAATGTGAAAAATAATTCATCTTTTGTCTTTGCTAAAATTAGGGAAGAAAACATTTCGTTTAGTCCGATATTGACGCCAAAATTTATTGTAAATCAGGAAGTAAGCTATAAAATTAAAAATATTACAGTTAACTTAAATTCAAGGTTTCAAGACAGTTCACACATGGATTTTTCTAACACCACAAAACTGCCATCTTATGTCATTTTCAATTCAGGGATTTTGTATGATTGGAAACAGTGGCAGATAGGATTTTTCGTTAATAATTTGACGAATAAAAGATATTACAATTATGGATATACAGAGGCAGATGGAACAGGAAAGTATTTTATTCAAATGCCGAGAAACTATATGGTTTCTGTAAAATTTAAAATTTTTTAAATGAAAGGTTTTGTATTTGGAAAATTTTATCCGTTTCATATCGGTCATCAAAAGATGATCGAGTTTGCCCTTGAAAAAGGAAGTGTAACGGTTTTGGTATGTCATGAAGAAAGTGAAAAAATTGATGGTAATATCAGAAAACAGTGGATTAAAGAAACATTTCCGGACAACAATAATCTGAAAGTAAAAGTTTTTAAATACAGCGAAAGAGACTTTCCGAATACTTCGGTTTCCGATTGGGAAGCGTCCAAAATCTGGAGCCAGGTTTTCAATGAATATTTTCCTGCTGAAAATTTCCTCGTGACTTCCGAAGAATATGGGGAAATGCTTTCTGTGATTATGGATATTGAGCATTTTATGTTTGATGAAAAACGTGAAAACATCCAAATATCTGCATCAGAAATCCGCACAAATGTTTTTAAAAACTGGAACTATCTGCCATTAGCCGTTCAAAAATATTTTACATTAAAAGTTGTTTTTCTAGGAACAGAATCAACAGGTAAAACAATGATGACGAATAAGCTGTCTGAATATTTTAAAGCAAATAAAGTTTCCGAAGCGGGGAGAGACTTAATTTCGGATTCCAACAAATTTGAGTTTGAAGATCTTGAGAAAGTCTATACAGAACACGCCAACAGGATTGAAAATGTAGAACATAATGAAAGTTATTTAACCCTAATTGATACCGATATTCACATTACAAAATCTTATGCTGAATTTGTTTTCGGAAGAAAATTATTCGTTCCGGAAGAAATTATCGAGAAAAATAAAGCCGATTTATACCTTTATTCAACAAAAGATGCAGAATATATTCAGGACGGGACCCGCCTTGAATTGGAAGAAAGAAACAAGCTGGATGAAAGCCACCGGAATGTTTTAAAAGAAAACAAAGTTAATTTCCTGGAGATCTCCGGAAGTTGGGAGGAAAGGGAAAAAGCAGCGATTGCTCTTATTGAAAAGTTGATTTTAAACAGAAAAGTTATTTGATAAACTAAACAAATCTCTTTGCTGAGTATAAACTGAAAGTTTACGAACAGCCCTTTCGAAATAAAAAACAGATTATCATTAAGAAATTCTTTGTGAACTTTGCGTTAAAGAACAAGAATAAATTAAAAACCAATGAAAAAATTAACCATATTAACCGGCGCAGGAATCAGTGCCGAAAGCGGAATACAAACATTCAGGGACGGAAACGGCCTTTGGGAAAATCATAATGTAACAGATGTGGCAAGTCCGGAAGGATGGAGAAAAGACAGCGCTTTGGTGCTGGAATTTTACAATCAGAGACGGCGCCAGCTGCATGAGGTTCAACCCAATGATGCTCACAGATTATTGGCAGAACTGGAAAAATATTTTGACGTTCAGATTATCACTCAAAACATTGATGATCTGCACGAAAGAGCAGGTTCTACCAATATTCTTCATCTTCACGGGGAATTGTTCAAGTCCTGTTCGAGCAACAATAAAAAGCTGATTTACGAACAAAAAGGAGATATCAATATCGGGGATAAAGCTGAGGATGGTGCACAATTGCGGCCTTTTATCGTTTGGTTCGGGGAAGATGTTCCTTTGTACGAGACAGCCCGGGAAATCGTGAAAGACTCTGATATTTTACTGGTTATCGGGACTTCTCTGCAGGTATATCCGGCGGCAGGCTTGGTTCATGAGATCAAAGATGATTGCCTTTTAATTGTTATCAATCCCAATGAAACGGGCTTCGGATACGGAGAAAGAGCTGTTGTGATGAAAGAAACAGCAACCAAGGGAATGCAGTTATTATTTGATAAATTGGTAGATCTGGCGTAATGAAACATTACAAATAATTAATGAATAAAAACGCAACCATGAACGAACAAGAAAAGAAGAAAATAAGCAAGTTTCTAAGCCTTATCCTTCGACACCAGCCGGAAACAATCAATTTAACATTGGATGAGAACGGCTGGGCAAATGTTGAGGAATTGCGATCAAAATCGGGCAATAATAAAGTATATTTCACTTTAGAACAGCTCGATGAGGTAGTGGAAACTAATGATAAAAAACGTTTTATTTTTAATGAAGATAAATCAAAAATCAGAGCAAACCAAGGGCATTCTATTGATATTGATCTGGCTTTAAAACCCCAACAGCCACCGGAATTTCTTTATCATGGAACGGCTCAAAAGAATGTTGATTTCATTCTAGAAAAAGGGATTGAGAAAAGAAGTCGGCAGCATGTTCATCTGAGCTTGGATAAAGAAACAGCAACCAAAGTCGGAATGCGCCACGGAAAACCTGTTATTCTAATGATCAGAACAGGGGAAATGTTTAATGACGGAATTTTGTTTTACCTTTCGGAAAATGGAGTCTGGCTTACAGATTTTGTGGATGCAAAATATATTTCGAGATAATTATTTCCACAGATTCACCATAAATTTGTCATTCCGTAGGAATCTATACACGAATCTTTACAAACTAACCCTTAATAATTTCTACGGGATAACAAACAGAGAAAAGTCAAGCTTTATGTTGAATTTCTTTGCTGAGTGAAACGCCTTTGCGAATGAAAAAATACAAACATTAAATAATACTTTGCGATCTTAGCGTTAAAAACAAACAATCGGTTTCCTAAAGTTTCAGTAATTTTAAAGCTCGAAATATCACTCCATGAAACTGAAATATCTTCTATTTCCATTCGCCTCATCTTTACTTTTTGCACAGAATAATTTCCAGACACCTTTTGAGAAAGGAAATGGAAATCAGACGGCTAATTATGGTGAGATGAATGCTTATTATCAAAGTTTAGCCGAGAGTTTTAATACCATTCAATACCTCAAAAAAGGGGAAGATGATAATGGGAAGCCAATTTATGTTGTTGTCTACAACCCTTTTCCTGAAAAAGATTTAAATCAATTAAGAAAAGAAAAAGCAATTCTCTTCATCAACAATGGGATTCATCCTGGCGAACCGGACGGTATTGACGCTACCATGATGTTAATGAGAGATTTAGCTTCAAAAAAAATAAAAACTCCTCAGAATTTTATCGTTGCTGCCATCTCAGCTTATAATGTAAGTGGAATGTTAAATCGCGGTTCATATTCCAGGGCCAATCAGAATGGACCGGAGCAATACGGTTTCCGGGGGAATGCAAGGAATCTCGATTTAAACAGAGATTTTATTAAAGCAGATTCAAAAAATGCGAGGAGTTTTCAGGAGATTTATCAATGGCTGAAACCTGATGTTTTTATTGATAATCATGTAAGTAATGGCGCTGACTATCAATATACTTTCACCTATATTTCAACTTTTAAGGAACGATTGGGAACCGTTTTGGGAGAATACTTTTACAATAATTACCAGGCTAAAAATCTTGAAGATTTAAAGAAATTAGGGTATGAAAGCACACCTTATGTCAATATTCACGGTGATGTTCCGGAGGTTGGTTTTGCGGCTTTTGAGGATTCCCCGAGATATTCTACAGGCTACACCTCTTTGTTTAATTCTTTGGGAACCGTTCCGGAAACACACATGTTGAAGCCTTACGGCAAAAGAGTGGATGCAACGTACAAATATATGTTGGTTAATCTTCAAAATTTAGATAAAGACTACAAAAAGATAAAACAACTTCGGGTTGATAATTTAAAACAATACCAAGCTGGAAAACCGTATGGAATTCGTTGGAAAATAGATTCTACGAAATATTCTACCATGGATTTCAAAGGATATGAAGGAAAGTATAAGTCAAGTGAAATTTCCGGAAAGCCAAGGTTGTATTATGACAGGAACAAACCTTTCACAAAGAAAATCAAATTGTTTACAACGGCAATCCCCACCGGTTACCTTACAATTCCAAAATATTATGTGATTCCGCAATCGCAATATCGTGTCATTGAAGAGTTTAAGAGAAATCGCATTCAAATGAAACCTCTTCAAAAAGACAGTACAATTGCCGTGGAATCCTACAAGATCAATGATTTTAAAACAGTTAAAAATCCTTATGAAGGCCACTATCTTCATTACGAAACAAAGGTTGATAAATCAGATAAAAATATAACATTTTCGGAAGGAGACTACATCGTTCCGACCAATCAGGAAGGCGTAAAATATATTATCGAAACCCTCGAACCGGAAGCGTTAGATTCTTTCTTCAACTGGAATTTCTTCGACGGAATATTATCTCAGAAGGAATATTATTCAGCTTATATTTTTGAAGATACTGCAGCAGAATTATTAAGAAAAGATAAAACTTTAAAACAAAAATTTGAAGCTAAAAAATCTTCCGACAAGAAGTTTGCAGATGATGGAGAAGCACAACTTGACTGGATCTACAGAAACTCTCCGTACTTCGAAGAAAAAACATTCCGGCAATACCCGATTTACAGAATTTTATAATTTTAATATTTGAGTTAGTTTATTGATTGTCAATGTCTAATTTCAGTGTTTTTCACACACGGAATTGTTGTTTTCCCTGACGTTTTTTGTTTTTTACCAGACGAAATTTGCTTTAAGTAAAACCAAATAAAACTTACATTATGGCAACTAAAAAGCATTTTTTCGTTTCATTGGAAGGCGTAGACCTTACCGATGAGCAGTTGAAAAACATTGACAGGGGAATTCAAAGTGTTGTACTTTCCGAACTTTCAAAAGTAGATAATACACAGGCTTTTTCTGCACACAGAGATTTCAGGGGGTTGGTAAAACCTCTTAGAGTAAAAGAATGGTTTCCGTGGGGAATCATCATTTTCAAACCGGGAATTGATATCCAAGGCCAGATTAAAGACCTTCAGTCTCAAATCAAAAGTTATGGAGGTTAGTTTTAATTCTTCAAAGAAGATGTGTCCCAGCTATATTGGAAAAGTTGGGGCACAGCTTTTCGGAGTCATGAACAAGGACGGGAATGTTCAGTTTATTACGCCTCTTACCGTCACAGAAGATTTTCTTGAGCTGAATAAAGATCAAAACAGCCTGGAACAACGATTCCGGTTTACAGGAAAATGTGTGGAAAAAGGTTGCGCTCAATGGAATAATGAAGAATCTAAATGTTCATTGTCACAAAAAGTTCAGAATTTTAATACAAATCAACAGGCAGAATTATTCTTTTGCCCGATTCGTTCGCAATGCAGATGGTTTTTTCAAGATGGAAAAGAAGCATGTTTTTCATGTAACGAGATTACGAGGAATATGGAAGAACTTCTTTTGAATTTAGAATGAAGAAACTCAGTTTTAATTAAAAATAAAAGACGCTTCATATAGAAACGTCTTCTTTTTATTTTGGTAAGCCTCTTTTTAAAGCAATTTCTGCTCGTTTGATGGCTACTTTCTCTTTCCAGTCCATGTATTTTTTCTTGAAACTTTTCTTCATGATATCATCAAATTTGCGCTGAACCGTAAGATTCCATAAAGAATGTGCTTTTACAGCCCAGGATTTGTCCCAGGCTCTTAGCGAAATGGAGAAGCTTCCGTCCAGATATTTCATCCAGTGCCACCATCCGGTAGGCATAAATAAAGTGTCTCCGTGCTCCAGGAAGCACTCAATTCCTTCTATGCCTTCCAGTGCCGGGAACTTTGTAAAGTCTGGGTTTTCAATATCATAATCTTCCAATGCATAGGTTGCATAAGGAAGTTGGTACAGCCTTTCCTTCCATTTGTTTTCGAATAAAATGACATGTTTTCTTCCATTAAAATGGGTATGGAAAATATGGGCTAAATCGATATCAAAATGTAGAAACGTAACGGATCCCTTTCCACCGAAAAACATAGATGGATACTTGTCTAAGAAGCCACCCATCAGTTCTTTTGGAGAAATATAATCTTCCAATAATTTTTTAGCGTGTTTTATAGGATCAAAAAAGAAAATTCTAAGATCTGTAGGCTCTCTTTGGATGAGGTCTATATAATCTGCAAATTTCATTTTAGTGGTAGGTGTATTAATGGGAGCGGCGGGGTCTGCCTTGGAACTGTCATATAACGGAACTTCCACATCTCCAACTACTTCCTTCATGTATTCCATAGTCCATTTTTGATACGCCGGCCATTTTCTTGCCATATTTTTGATCACAACGGGCCTTCTTGGTTTAAGATATTTACTTATAAATTCTTCCTGAGTAATATCATCTACAACATCTATCGGCTTTAAGTTGATTCCCATTTTTTAAATTTTAATATTACAAAATTATTAAATAAAAATATATGTTAACAAGTTTAAGCTTTTTTTAATCTATGATTCAAATTTATTTTAACAATTCAGTCTGAATTTAAAATTTTAAAAGAATAATTAAGTAATATAAAAACAAAATACCCTGCAAAAGATTTACAGGGCAAAAACACAAATTGATTGAATAAAAATTCATTCTGATGCGAAGATAAAACTTTTATTTAATAAACAAAATCGGCCAAAAGAGGATAAAATATTGACATTTTGCTTTTGTTTTTTAAAATTTTATTTAAATGAAAAATTATGCTTCATATAAGAAATAATTTATCCCTTTTTGTTGAATGATTTATTGTAAAAAAAAATTTTTATTTTTTTTCATAGCAAACAAGAGTCTCATAATTTGCTGATTTTCTTATTAATACAATTTTATTTTATTCCTGGGTTTGTGACATGATATAAGTTGATGTTGCCTTAATCAGATTATTAAAATAAGATACCCTGAAAAAATCAGGGTATCAAAACACAAATAGGAAGAAAAAATTACATCCACCGATGCTTCCAATTCCTTAAACAATAATTTAGTGATATGAAGAAAAACTCACCATCGCGAGATTTGTGCAAAACTATAGATCATTAAAAAAAATCAAAAATTAAAATGCATAAAGTTTTATTTTTTGATTAAATAAGATTGATAAAGAGAAAAACGGAGAAAAATTTTCTATCAAACAATAAATATAATGTCAGAAAATAAAGAATCTGAAAACAATCAAAAATTATCACTAAGTTTGTAGTGATAAATAGAGCTTTAACCTTTTGTGTCAAAACCAATCTTTAAAGAAGTGTAACAAAAACGTGTAAGCACTAACTAATTAAGCAAATAATAAATTATGAAAATGAAAATCTCTCTATTCCTGTTGATTTTTCTCTCCGTACTGTCTTTTGCACAAAAAACAGTTTCCGGAAAGATCACGGATGAAGATGGTGTTGCTATTCCAAGCGCGAGTGTGACCGTGGAAGAGCCAGGAAAAGATGCAATCCTGGCCTACGCAATCACCAATTCTAAAGGAGAATATAAAGTAACCTTCACTTCTGCGGAGCCCAATGTAGACCTGAAAGTGAAGGCTTTCAACCAAAGACCTCTTACAAAACAAATCAATAACAGTGATCAAAGCCTGGATTTTAAAATGCAGGGTGAAGCCACGGAAATCAAAGAAGTTCAGTTGAAAACGAAGCTGATCACCGCAAGAGGTGACACCATTGCTTATGATCTTAAAGCTTTTGACAGCAAAAGTGACAGGACATTGGCTGATGTCATGAAAAAAATCCCGGGTATTGAAGTCAATACAGACGGAACAATTCTCTATCAGGGTAATGCCATCAACAAATTCTACGTAAACGGGAAAGACTTGATGGAAGGAGGATACGGAACGATCAATAATTCTCTTCCAAAGGATGCCGTACAGAAAGTTGAGGTTCTTGAAAATCACCAGCCCGTAAAAATCCTTCAGGATAAAGTGCCTTCTGACCAGGCCGCTATTAATA
This region includes:
- a CDS encoding O-acetyl-ADP-ribose deacetylase; this translates as MNIELIKGDITKIKTDAIVNAANSSLLGGGGVDGAIHRVGGKQILDECIEIRNRQGKCKTGEAVVTSAGNLPAKYVIHTVGPIWNNDEEKSSHLLANCYKNSLKLAESLDVKIIAFPNISTGVYRFPKELAGKIAVDEIQNFNSEIIEKVIFVCFDEENEMIYKKLLNL
- a CDS encoding TonB-dependent receptor — protein: MKKLTLLAIFIPISYLFSQEKDSITDVREVVIQSEAGRRQAVNFHNISPSKNIKNVGQEPSFLLSESVPSVTAYSDTGGNNGYSYYRIRGIDQTRINVAIDGAPMNEPEDQGSYFSNYPDIFNSFDKVQIQKGVGLSKNGTASYGGSIQLFSPALMERNLEFGANYGSYNSLRLYGKYTSGIKNNKAIHIRLSEIYSDGYKYNSTNHGQSAFISGGIFKDKSIWKFNALIGNQRNQLAWLGVTQEQIDKDPRTNGNRDEKDRFFQTFLQVFNQTKLSHSSSLQSSIHYTYLNGNYDFNWNNFIGLPENGEIYNYAFASNFLGFYTNFQNKFKNGKIVLGVNGNIYHRNHIGSEMSLGELYRNTGYKNDVSAFGQAEFKAGKFIFSADFQYRFADFRYKGDLSMEKLDWNFFNPKFGVNYLINNTSNVYFSLGRVGREPTRNDIFAGNDNLMLDENNQLILGTITPEYVNDYELGYCLNKEKLKLEFNVFYMDFKNEIILNGNFGPNGLALTNKVDNSYRMGAELSLNYQINEHWNVKNNSSFVFAKIREENISFSPILTPKFIVNQEVSYKIKNITVNLNSRFQDSSHMDFSNTTKLPSYVIFNSGILYDWKQWQIGFFVNNLTNKRYYNYGYTEADGTGKYFIQMPRNYMVSVKFKIF
- a CDS encoding AAA family ATPase → MKGFVFGKFYPFHIGHQKMIEFALEKGSVTVLVCHEESEKIDGNIRKQWIKETFPDNNNLKVKVFKYSERDFPNTSVSDWEASKIWSQVFNEYFPAENFLVTSEEYGEMLSVIMDIEHFMFDEKRENIQISASEIRTNVFKNWNYLPLAVQKYFTLKVVFLGTESTGKTMMTNKLSEYFKANKVSEAGRDLISDSNKFEFEDLEKVYTEHANRIENVEHNESYLTLIDTDIHITKSYAEFVFGRKLFVPEEIIEKNKADLYLYSTKDAEYIQDGTRLELEERNKLDESHRNVLKENKVNFLEISGSWEEREKAAIALIEKLILNRKVI
- a CDS encoding SIR2 family NAD-dependent protein deacylase; this encodes MKKLTILTGAGISAESGIQTFRDGNGLWENHNVTDVASPEGWRKDSALVLEFYNQRRRQLHEVQPNDAHRLLAELEKYFDVQIITQNIDDLHERAGSTNILHLHGELFKSCSSNNKKLIYEQKGDINIGDKAEDGAQLRPFIVWFGEDVPLYETAREIVKDSDILLVIGTSLQVYPAAGLVHEIKDDCLLIVINPNETGFGYGERAVVMKETATKGMQLLFDKLVDLA
- a CDS encoding RNA 2'-phosphotransferase — protein: MNEQEKKKISKFLSLILRHQPETINLTLDENGWANVEELRSKSGNNKVYFTLEQLDEVVETNDKKRFIFNEDKSKIRANQGHSIDIDLALKPQQPPEFLYHGTAQKNVDFILEKGIEKRSRQHVHLSLDKETATKVGMRHGKPVILMIRTGEMFNDGILFYLSENGVWLTDFVDAKYISR
- a CDS encoding cupin-like domain-containing protein, producing MGINLKPIDVVDDITQEEFISKYLKPRRPVVIKNMARKWPAYQKWTMEYMKEVVGDVEVPLYDSSKADPAAPINTPTTKMKFADYIDLIQREPTDLRIFFFDPIKHAKKLLEDYISPKELMGGFLDKYPSMFFGGKGSVTFLHFDIDLAHIFHTHFNGRKHVILFENKWKERLYQLPYATYALEDYDIENPDFTKFPALEGIEGIECFLEHGDTLFMPTGWWHWMKYLDGSFSISLRAWDKSWAVKAHSLWNLTVQRKFDDIMKKSFKKKYMDWKEKVAIKRAEIALKRGLPK